The following are encoded together in the Coffea arabica cultivar ET-39 chromosome 1c, Coffea Arabica ET-39 HiFi, whole genome shotgun sequence genome:
- the LOC113732877 gene encoding uncharacterized protein isoform X1, with protein sequence MAKNQTVKRFLTNIDFSIGLLRKREYQKFVYNVVNRCQSQWSKSEKVERDDVFKDSKGGPESQVPLKTNNVNYPDYEPRFSKYTSDEDDFVTNTNNKWKLELAWLTKTLEPALQLCRWALPTAPGNGDRVPPTNRSFAEIISSIQRSKIGLQDWSLSDLTIGLYLIYLQQASTNKVEDVKGEQISSESIVHDLIYHMELAKGAYKDNPSILAKISMLRESNVVKFVKNSGVLRPGYYIGVDMKRKNVILGIRGTHNVYDLITDIITSSHEEITFEGYSTHFGTAEAARWFLRHELGTIRKCLQEHEGFRLRLIGHSLGAATASLLAIMLRKQSIKELGFDPQIVSAVGFATPPCVSKELAESCSNYVTTVMMQDDIIPRLSVSSLARLRNEILQTDWVTVFEKEDWKRIVELVTNAKQVVSSVQDVARKLADYAKLRGQTKFSEIPARKEGLMGGPSISSTSISADPAKTLSEEEISCSMPEELYAPGTLYYLKRNVVCQRNGKSEEFFTLWKRNPGEHLRKILLSSNLISDHKCDSHIYALRDVLKGLPGSHDDRLFQ encoded by the exons ATGGCTAAGAATCAGACAGTCAAGCGCTTCCTTACCAACATAG ATTTTAGTATCGGACTGTTAAGGAAGCGAGAGTACCAGAAATTTGTATATAACGTTGTTAATCGATGCCAGTCACAATGGTCCAAGTCTGAAAAGGTGGAAAGGGATGATGTTTTCAAAGATTCTAAGGGCGGGCCAGAATCACAGGTTCCTTTGAAAACTAATAATGTTAATTACCCAGATTATGAACCTCGTTTTAGCAAATACACCTCAGATGAAGATGATTTCGTTACGAATACTAATAACAAGTGGAAGCTTGAACTTGCTTGGCTCACTAAAACTCTTGAACCTGCACTTCAGCTCTGTAGATGGGCTTTGCCAAcag CCCCTGGAAACGGGGATAGAGTCCCTCCTACGAATAGGTCCTTTGCAGAGATTATTTCCAGCATCCAAAGGAGTAAGATTGGACTTCAGGATTGGAGTCTCAGTGATCTTACTATAGGCTTGTATCTCATATATCTTCAGCAAGCTTCAACAAATAAAGTTGAGGATGTCAAGGGCGAGCAAATCTCCTCAGAATCAATA GTTCATGATCTCATATACCACATGGAACTAGCAAAAGGGGCCTACAAGGATAACCCTAGCATTCTAGCTAAGATTAGCATGCTCAGAGAAAGCAATGTTGTAAAATTTGTGAAGAACTCTGGTGTCTTGAGGCCTGGGTATTACATAGGTGTTgatatgaaaaggaaaaatgtaATTCTTGGCATACGAGGAACTCACAATGTGTATGACCTCATTACCGACATTATTACTTCAAGCCATGAAGAAATTACATTTGAGGGCTATTCAACACACTTTGGGACAGCTGAGGCTGCTCGATGGTTTCTTCGGCACGAGTTGGGAACCATAAGGAAGTGTCTGCAGGAGCATGAG GGATTTAGGTTAAGGCTTATTGGTCATTCTCTAGGGGCTGCAACAGCTTCTTTGCTGGCGATAATGCTCCGCAAACAGTCAATTAAGGAGCTTGGTTTTGACCCTCAAATTGTTTCAGCCGTTGGGTTTGCTACTCCACCTTGTGTCTCAAAGGAACTGGCTGAAAGTTGCTCCAACTATGTTACAACCGTTATGATGCAG GATGATATCATCCCAAGGTTAAGTGTCTCTTCTTTAGCAAGATTGAGAAATGAAATTCTTCAAACTGATTG GGTGACTGTTTTTGAGAAGGAAGACTGGAAAAGAATAGTAGAACTTGTTACAAATGCAAAGCAGGTTGTGTCTTCTGTGCAGGATGTCGCTCGGAAGCTTGCTGATTATGCCAAGTTGAGAGGGCAGACTAAATTTTCTG AAATCCCTGCCAGAAAGGAAGGGCTAATGGGGGGCCCTAGCATTTCTTCGACTTCAATTTCAGCTGATCCAGCTAAAACTCTTTCTGAGGAAGAAATATCGTGCTCAATGCCCGAGGAATTATATGCACCTGGCACCCTTTACTATTTGAAGAGGAATGTTGTCTGTCAAAGGAATGGCAAAAGTGAGGAATTTTTTACGCTGTGGAAGAGGAATCCTGGTGAACATTTGCGGAAGATACTGCTCTCAAGCAATTTAATTTCAGACCATAAATGTGATAGCCATATTTATGCCTTGAGAGATGTACTCAAAGGTTTGCCTGGCTCACATGATGACAGGCTTTTCCAATGA
- the LOC113732877 gene encoding uncharacterized protein isoform X3: MAKNQTVKRFLTNIDFSIGLLRKREYQKFVYNVVNRCQSQWSKSEKVERDDVFKDSKGGPESQVPLKTNNVNYPDYEPRFSKYTSDEDDFVTNTNNKWKLELAWLTKTLEPALQLCRWALPTAPGNGDRVPPTNRSFAEIISSIQRSKIGLQDWSLSDLTIGLYLIYLQQASTNKVEDVKGEQISSESIVHDLIYHMELAKGAYKDNPSILAKISMLRESNVVKFVKNSGVLRPGYYIGVDMKRKNVILGIRGTHNVYDLITDIITSSHEEITFEGYSTHFGTAEAARWFLRHELGTIRKCLQEHEGFRLRLIGHSLGAATASLLAIMLRKQSIKELGFDPQIVSAVGFATPPCVSKELAESCSNYVTTVMMQDDIIPRLSVSSLARLRNEILQTDWVTVFEKEDWKRIVELVTNAKQVVSSVQDVARKLADYAKLRGQTKFSGHFGLDIEKSLPERKG, encoded by the exons ATGGCTAAGAATCAGACAGTCAAGCGCTTCCTTACCAACATAG ATTTTAGTATCGGACTGTTAAGGAAGCGAGAGTACCAGAAATTTGTATATAACGTTGTTAATCGATGCCAGTCACAATGGTCCAAGTCTGAAAAGGTGGAAAGGGATGATGTTTTCAAAGATTCTAAGGGCGGGCCAGAATCACAGGTTCCTTTGAAAACTAATAATGTTAATTACCCAGATTATGAACCTCGTTTTAGCAAATACACCTCAGATGAAGATGATTTCGTTACGAATACTAATAACAAGTGGAAGCTTGAACTTGCTTGGCTCACTAAAACTCTTGAACCTGCACTTCAGCTCTGTAGATGGGCTTTGCCAAcag CCCCTGGAAACGGGGATAGAGTCCCTCCTACGAATAGGTCCTTTGCAGAGATTATTTCCAGCATCCAAAGGAGTAAGATTGGACTTCAGGATTGGAGTCTCAGTGATCTTACTATAGGCTTGTATCTCATATATCTTCAGCAAGCTTCAACAAATAAAGTTGAGGATGTCAAGGGCGAGCAAATCTCCTCAGAATCAATA GTTCATGATCTCATATACCACATGGAACTAGCAAAAGGGGCCTACAAGGATAACCCTAGCATTCTAGCTAAGATTAGCATGCTCAGAGAAAGCAATGTTGTAAAATTTGTGAAGAACTCTGGTGTCTTGAGGCCTGGGTATTACATAGGTGTTgatatgaaaaggaaaaatgtaATTCTTGGCATACGAGGAACTCACAATGTGTATGACCTCATTACCGACATTATTACTTCAAGCCATGAAGAAATTACATTTGAGGGCTATTCAACACACTTTGGGACAGCTGAGGCTGCTCGATGGTTTCTTCGGCACGAGTTGGGAACCATAAGGAAGTGTCTGCAGGAGCATGAG GGATTTAGGTTAAGGCTTATTGGTCATTCTCTAGGGGCTGCAACAGCTTCTTTGCTGGCGATAATGCTCCGCAAACAGTCAATTAAGGAGCTTGGTTTTGACCCTCAAATTGTTTCAGCCGTTGGGTTTGCTACTCCACCTTGTGTCTCAAAGGAACTGGCTGAAAGTTGCTCCAACTATGTTACAACCGTTATGATGCAG GATGATATCATCCCAAGGTTAAGTGTCTCTTCTTTAGCAAGATTGAGAAATGAAATTCTTCAAACTGATTG GGTGACTGTTTTTGAGAAGGAAGACTGGAAAAGAATAGTAGAACTTGTTACAAATGCAAAGCAGGTTGTGTCTTCTGTGCAGGATGTCGCTCGGAAGCTTGCTGATTATGCCAAGTTGAGAGGGCAGACTAAATTTTCTG GACACTTTGGATTAGATATTGAG AAATCCCTGCCAGAAAGGAAGGGCTAA
- the LOC113732877 gene encoding uncharacterized protein isoform X2: MAKNQTVKRFLTNIDFSIGLLRKREYQKFVYNVVNRCQSQWSKSEKVERDDVFKDSKGGPESQVPLKTNNVNYPDYEPRFSKYTSDEDDFVTNTNNKWKLELAWLTKTLEPALQLCRWALPTAPGNGDRVPPTNRSFAEIISSIQRSKIGLQDWSLSDLTIGLYLIYLQQASTNKVEDVKGEQISSESIVHDLIYHMELAKGAYKDNPSILAKISMLRESNVVKFVKNSGVLRPGYYIGVDMKRKNVILGIRGTHNVYDLITDIITSSHEEITFEGYSTHFGTAEAARWFLRHELGTIRKCLQEHEGFRLRLIGHSLGAATASLLAIMLRKQSIKELGFDPQIVSAVGFATPPCVSKELAESCSNYVTTVMMQDDIIPRLSVSSLARLRNEILQTDWVTVFEKEDWKRIVELVTNAKQVVSSVQDVARKLADYAKLRGQTKFSGHFGLDIEVMTFLACKDNLDFENYDGLQNAIQFTICRNPCQKGRANGGP; this comes from the exons ATGGCTAAGAATCAGACAGTCAAGCGCTTCCTTACCAACATAG ATTTTAGTATCGGACTGTTAAGGAAGCGAGAGTACCAGAAATTTGTATATAACGTTGTTAATCGATGCCAGTCACAATGGTCCAAGTCTGAAAAGGTGGAAAGGGATGATGTTTTCAAAGATTCTAAGGGCGGGCCAGAATCACAGGTTCCTTTGAAAACTAATAATGTTAATTACCCAGATTATGAACCTCGTTTTAGCAAATACACCTCAGATGAAGATGATTTCGTTACGAATACTAATAACAAGTGGAAGCTTGAACTTGCTTGGCTCACTAAAACTCTTGAACCTGCACTTCAGCTCTGTAGATGGGCTTTGCCAAcag CCCCTGGAAACGGGGATAGAGTCCCTCCTACGAATAGGTCCTTTGCAGAGATTATTTCCAGCATCCAAAGGAGTAAGATTGGACTTCAGGATTGGAGTCTCAGTGATCTTACTATAGGCTTGTATCTCATATATCTTCAGCAAGCTTCAACAAATAAAGTTGAGGATGTCAAGGGCGAGCAAATCTCCTCAGAATCAATA GTTCATGATCTCATATACCACATGGAACTAGCAAAAGGGGCCTACAAGGATAACCCTAGCATTCTAGCTAAGATTAGCATGCTCAGAGAAAGCAATGTTGTAAAATTTGTGAAGAACTCTGGTGTCTTGAGGCCTGGGTATTACATAGGTGTTgatatgaaaaggaaaaatgtaATTCTTGGCATACGAGGAACTCACAATGTGTATGACCTCATTACCGACATTATTACTTCAAGCCATGAAGAAATTACATTTGAGGGCTATTCAACACACTTTGGGACAGCTGAGGCTGCTCGATGGTTTCTTCGGCACGAGTTGGGAACCATAAGGAAGTGTCTGCAGGAGCATGAG GGATTTAGGTTAAGGCTTATTGGTCATTCTCTAGGGGCTGCAACAGCTTCTTTGCTGGCGATAATGCTCCGCAAACAGTCAATTAAGGAGCTTGGTTTTGACCCTCAAATTGTTTCAGCCGTTGGGTTTGCTACTCCACCTTGTGTCTCAAAGGAACTGGCTGAAAGTTGCTCCAACTATGTTACAACCGTTATGATGCAG GATGATATCATCCCAAGGTTAAGTGTCTCTTCTTTAGCAAGATTGAGAAATGAAATTCTTCAAACTGATTG GGTGACTGTTTTTGAGAAGGAAGACTGGAAAAGAATAGTAGAACTTGTTACAAATGCAAAGCAGGTTGTGTCTTCTGTGCAGGATGTCGCTCGGAAGCTTGCTGATTATGCCAAGTTGAGAGGGCAGACTAAATTTTCTG GACACTTTGGATTAGATATTGAGGTAATGACGTTTCTAGCATGTAAGGACAACCTTGACTTTGAAAATTATGATGGGTTACAGAATGCGATCCAATTTACTATCTGCAG AAATCCCTGCCAGAAAGGAAGGGCTAATGGGGGGCCCTAG
- the LOC113730056 gene encoding LOB domain-containing protein 29-like → MTGSGSPCGACKFLRRKCVRGCVFAPYFCHEQGAAHFAAIHKVFGASNVSKLLAHLPVSDRCEAAVTISYEAQARLQDPIYGCVSHIFALQQQVVNLQAQLAFLREQAAQCLANGYSNTAANPNEIKSEGKCLSYSPDVQSWFQPENSGTIPHFDSNFVPKNGEMSHFQRGLMSQTSLGSYEYPVNLPGENISTGSQSMDSLDHMQTPEDEQWGFPDHDMEDLQSVAFRYIQHS, encoded by the exons ATGACAGGCTCTGGTTCTCCTTGTGGTGCCTGCAAGTTCTTGAGAAGAAAATGCGTGAGGGGCTGTGTGTTTGCTCCTTACTTCTGTCATGAACAAGGGGCAGCCCATTTTGCAGCCATTCACAAGGTTTTTGGTGCTAGCAACGTTTCAAAACTTCTTGCTCATTTACCTGTAAGTGATCGTTGCGAAGCAGCCGTGACAATCTCCTACGAAGCCCAGGCTAGGCTTCAGGACCCCATTTACGGCTGTGTCTCACATATCTTTGCCCTCCAGCAGCAG GTTGTCAATTTACAAGCCCAACTGGCTTTTCTCAGGGAACAAGCAGCTCAATGTCTTGCTAATGGCTATAGCAACACTGCCGCAAACCCTAATGAGATTAAGTCCGAAGGGAAGTGCCTATCTTATTCACCAGATGTTCAAAGTTGGTTTCAACCAGAAAATTCAGGCACCATTCCTCATTTCGATTCCAATTTTGTCCCAAAAAACGGGGAAATGTCGCATTTCCAGAGGGGCTTAATGAGTCAGACCTCTCTGGGGAGCTATGAATATCCTGTTAATCTCCCGGGAGAGAACATCTCTACAGGTTCTCAATCAATGGACTCGCTTGATCACATGCAAACACCTGAAGACGAGCAATGGGGATTCCCAGATCATGACATGGAAGATCTCCAGTCAGTAGCCTTCAGATACATCCAACATTCATGA
- the LOC113730128 gene encoding LOB domain-containing protein 16-like: protein MANGAGSPCGACKFLRRKCAADCIFAPYFCSEQGPARFAAIHKVFGASNVSKLLLHVPVPDRCEAVVTIAYEAQARIRDPVYGCVAHIFALQQQVAYLQAQLMQARAQLAQTMIDSSRSAENHWPNNMAAMGPFQTYPTYANSISPQSSICSLESIDPSSDGIGVQEMMRGLDDISFQAYARKRPSQTDLGELQALALRMMKN, encoded by the exons ATGGCAAATGGTGCCGGTTCTCCGTGTGGTGCATGCAAATTTCTCAGGAGGAAATGTGCCGCGGATTGCATTTTTGCACCTTACTTCTGCTCAGAGCAAGGCCCTGCTAGATTTGCTGCAATTCACAAGGTATTTGGTGCTAGTAATGTATCCAAGTTGTTATTGCATGTCCCAGTGCCTGATCGCTGTGAGGCTGTTGTAACTATAGCTTATGAAGCTCAAGCAAGGATCAGAGATCCTGTTTATGGCTGTGTTGCTCATATTTTCGCCTTGCAGCAACAG GTGGCATACTTGCAAGCTCAACTGATGCAAGCCAGAGCTCAGCTGGCGCAAACCATGATTGACTCATCAAGAAGTGCGGAGAATCACTGGCCAAATAACATGGCTGCAATGGGTCCATTTCAGACTTATCCAACTTATGCAAACTCCATCTCGCCCCAGAGCTCAATTTGCTCGCTTGAGTCCATTGACCCCAGCAGCGATGGAATTGGAGTGCAAGAAATGATGAGAGGCTTAGATGACATTTCCTTCCAGGCATATGCCAGGAAAAGGCCTTCACAAACCGACCTGGGGGAACTTCAAGCACTGGCTCTTAGGATGATGAAAAACTGA
- the LOC113732903 gene encoding poly [ADP-ribose] polymerase 1: protein MASPPKAWKAEYAKSSRSSCKTCRMPIDKEKLRLGKMVQATQFDGFMPLWNHADCILKKSKQINSIDDVEGLELLRWEDQQRIRKYVDGGGPSNASTAAVIERGVEVSQTSRASCRNCGQKIMKGEVRISTKPDGQGPRALAWHHASCFMEMSPTTQVEELSGWDTLSSSHRATLLALDKKASSNAKDKEPLLDSTSKAGAKRKRAVGGNGKSICAKGEEDPSASEKLSDRTNDSLGTKSAKAPELDIQLEEQTRALWALKDDLKKHVSTVELREMLEINSQDSTGSELDLRERCADGMHFGALAKCPLCSGRLRYLEGMYRCHGYLSEWSKCSYSMTEPVRVKGKWKIPKETSNEYLLKWFKSQKSKKPARIMPPSTPTGPSGNQAANRILQAFKSESLGDLRVAIVGELKASLEEWKSRIKEAGGQVHLKIKNDTNCLVVGGPLSDQDTEIKKARRMKLPIVQEQYLVDCIKRRKKLPFELYKIEAVGETHSMVTVKVKGRSAVHESSGLQDSGHILEEGKRIYNTTLSMSDLSTGVNSYYILQIIQDDQGSDCYLFRKWGRVGNEKIGGNKIEELAKSDALSEFKRLFLEKTGNPWEAWEQRKNFRKQPGRFYPLDIDYGVNKNLSKKKSFDSTTSRLPPALVELMMMLFNVETYRSAMMEFEINMSEMPLGKLSKRNIQKGFGALTEIQNLLSSTAHDPARRESLIIAASNRFFTMIPSIHPHVIRDEDDFKSKVKMLEALQDIEIASRLVGFGGDDGDSLDDKYKKLRCDISPLPHDSEDYLLIEKYLHSTHAPTHTLWSLELEEVFALEREGEYNKFAPYREKLGNKMLLWHGSRLTNFVGILSQGLRIAPPEAPASGYMFGKGIYFADLVSKSAQYCFTDKKNPVGLMLLSEVALGEVYELTNAKYMEKPPAGKHSTKGLGKNVPQESGFLKWQGDVVVPCGRPVSTLKPSELLYNEYIVYNTAQVKLQFLLKVRFHHK from the exons ATGGCAAGCCCTCCAAAGGCGTGGAAGGCAGAGTACGCAAAGTCATCTAGATCATCATGCAAGACCTGCAGGATGCCCATCGACAAAGAGAAACTCAGGCTTGGCAAAATGGTTCAAGCCACTCAATTTGATGGCTTCATGCCT TTGTGGAACCACGCAGACTGCATTTTAAAGAAATCAAAGCAAATAAATTC TATTGATGATGTAGAAGGCTTAGAATTGCTTCGCTGGGAAGACCAACAGAGGATTAGAAAGTATGTAGATGGTGGTGGGCCCTCAAATGCCTCCACTGCTGCTGTTATTGAACGTGGAGTTGAAGTATCACAAACTTCCCGTGCATCTTGCCGAAACTGCGGTCAAAAGATTATGAAAGGAGAG GTCCGGATATCTACCAAGCCTGATGGTCAAGGTCCTAGGGCCTTGGCATGGCACCATGCCAGTTGTTTTATGGAAATGTCACCAACTACACAAGTAGAGGAACTGTCTGGGTGGGATACCCTCTCTTCATCTCACAGGGCAACCCTTCTTGCCTTGGATAAGAAGGCTTCTTCAAATGCAAAAG ATAAAGAACCTTTACTTGATTCAACATCAAAGGCTGGTGCTAAAAGGAAAAGAGCTGTCGGTGGTAATGGGAAATCAATATGTGCCAAAGGTGAAGAGGATCCTTCTGCAAGTGAAAAACTATCTGACAGGACCAATGACAGTTTGGGAACTAAATCTGCGAAAGCACCTGAACTTGACATCCAACTGGAGGAGCAGACTAGAGCCCTTTGGGCTCTTAAGGATGATCTTAAGAAGCATGTTTCTACCGTGGAGTTGCGAGAGATGCTTGAGATTAATAGTCAAGATTCAACTGGATCAGAACTTGATTTACGAGAACGCTG TGCTGATGGCATGCATTTTGGAGCATTAGCCAAATGTCCACTCTGTTCTGGAAGGCTTCGTTATCTTGAAGGCATGTATAGATGTCATGGCTATTTATCAGAATGGAGCAAGTGTTCTTATTCCATGACTGAACCAGTACGTGtcaaaggaaaatggaaaatcCCAAAAGAAACAAGCAATGAGTATCTCCTGAAG TGGTTTAAgtcacaaaagtcaaaaaaaccAGCACGTATAATGCCCCCATCAACACCAACAGGACCCTCTGGAAACCAGGCTGCCAATAGGATCCTTCAGGCATTTAAGAGTGAGAGTCTAGGGGATCTGAGAGTTGCTATTGTTGGAGAGTTGAAAGCTTCTTTG GAGGAGTGGAAGAGCAGAATTAAAGAAGCTGGTGGACAGGTTCACCTCAAGATAAAAAATG ACACAAACTGCTTAGTTGTGGGTGGGCCTTTAAGTGACCAAGATACTGAGATAAAGAAGGCAAG GAGGATGAAGTTACCTATTGTTCAAGAGCAATATTTGGTTGATTGCATTAAAAGACGCAAGAAACTTCCTTTTGAGTTGTATAAGATTGAGGCCGTTGGGGAGACACATAGCATGGTTACAGTCAAAGTGAAAGGGCGGAGTGCTGTGCATGAGTCATCCGGCTTGCAAGATTCAGGGCACATCCTTGAGGAAGGGAAAAGAATTTATAATACAACTTTGAGCATGTCTGATCTATCAACTGGTGTCAATAG TTACTATATCCTTCAAATTATTCAAGATGACCAAGGTTCAGACTGTTATCTTTTCCGAAAATGGGGCCGAGTTGGGAATGAAAAGATTGGGGGCAACAAGATAGAGGAGTTGGCTAAGTCAGATGCATTAAGTGAATTTAAACGTTTATTTCTTGAGAAGACTGGAAATCCATGGGAGGCATGGGAACAACGGAAAAATTTCCGGAAGCAACCTGGCAGATTTTATCCTTTGGACATT GATTATGGGGTTAATAAAAATCTATCTAAAAAGAAAAGCTTTGACAGTACAACAAGCAGACTGCCACCTGCATTGGTAGAATTGATGATGATGCTGTTTAATGTGGAGACATACAG GTCTGCTATGATGGAATTTGAGATTAATATGTCTGAGATGCCTTTGGGAAAACTAAGTAAACGTAACATTCAGAAAG GTTTTGGGGCGTTAACAGAGATACAGAATTTGCTGAGTAGTACAGCTCATGATCCTGCCAGGCGAGAGAGCCTTATAATTGCTGCAAGCAATCGGTTTTTTACTATGATACCTTCTATTCATCCACATGTGATCCGGGATGAGGATGATTTTAAGTCAAAG GTGAAAATGTTGGAAGCTCTTCAGGACATAGAGATAGCTTCAAGACTTGTAGGTTTTGGTGGTGATGATGGTGATTCTCTTGACGACAAGTACAAGAAGTTAAGATGTGATATTTCTCCACTTCCCCATGACAGTGAAGATTATTTGTTGATTGAGAAGTATCTCCACTCTACTCATGCTCCTACACATACT CTATGGTCTCTTGAATTGGAAGAAGTCTTTGCTCTTGAAAGGGAAGGGGAGTACAACAAGTTTGCTCCGTACCGAGAGAAACTTGGTAACAAAATGCTTCTGTGGCATG GTTCTCGGTTAACAAACTTTGTGGGTATACTTAGTCAAGGACTGAGAATTGCTCCTCCTGAAGCTCCTGCATCTGGATACATG TTTGGAAAGGGAATTTACTTTGCTGACCTAGTTAGTAAAAGTGCTCAATACTGCTTCACCGACAAGAAAAATCCTGTGGGATTGATGCTTCTCAGTGAAGTGGCCTTGGGAGAGGTTTATGAGCTTACAAATGCTAAG TATATGGAAAAGCCTCCTGCTGGGAAGCACTCAACCAAAGGTCTTGGCAAGAATGTACCTCAAGAATCAGGCTTTTTGAAGTGGCAGGGCGATGTAGTCGTTCCTTGTGGAAGACCAGTATCAACTCTTAAGCCCTCTGAGCTTTTGTACAATGAGTACATTGTCTATAACACTGCTCAA GTTAAGCTGCAGTTCTTGTTGAAGGTGAGGTTTCATCATAAATAG
- the LOC113732910 gene encoding bet1-like SNARE 1-1 isoform X2, protein MNSRRERNARAALFDGIEEGGIRASSSYSSHEIDEQENEKEIDGLQDRVNLLKRGNDMDASRGILAGTVDKFKMVFETKSSRRMFTLVASFVVIFVVVYYLTK, encoded by the exons ATGAATTCTCGAAG GGAGCGTAATGCTAGAGCTGCACTTTTTGATGGCATTGAAGAAGGTGGCATCAGGGCTTCATCTTCTTACTCCTCTCATGAAATTGATGAGCAGgagaatgaaaaagaaattgatGGGTTACAGGATCGAGTTAATCTGCTGAAAAGA GGTAACGATATGGATGCTTCAAGGGGAATCTTAGCAGGAACAGTGGACAAATTTAAAATG gtATTTGAGACCAAATCAAGCAGGAGAATGTTTACACTAGTGGCATCATTTGTGGTCATTTTCGTGGTTGTATACTACCTCACTAAGTAA
- the LOC113732910 gene encoding bet1-like SNARE 1-1 isoform X1 — protein MNSRRERNARAALFDGIEEGGIRASSSYSSHEIDEQENEKEIDGLQDRVNLLKRLSGDIHEEVDNHNRMLDRMGNDMDASRGILAGTVDKFKMVFETKSSRRMFTLVASFVVIFVVVYYLTK, from the exons ATGAATTCTCGAAG GGAGCGTAATGCTAGAGCTGCACTTTTTGATGGCATTGAAGAAGGTGGCATCAGGGCTTCATCTTCTTACTCCTCTCATGAAATTGATGAGCAGgagaatgaaaaagaaattgatGGGTTACAGGATCGAGTTAATCTGCTGAAAAGA TTGTCTGGTGATATACATGAGGAAGTGGACAATCATAACCGCATGCTGGACAGAATG GGTAACGATATGGATGCTTCAAGGGGAATCTTAGCAGGAACAGTGGACAAATTTAAAATG gtATTTGAGACCAAATCAAGCAGGAGAATGTTTACACTAGTGGCATCATTTGTGGTCATTTTCGTGGTTGTATACTACCTCACTAAGTAA
- the LOC113743375 gene encoding uncharacterized protein: protein MGSNNIQEVDLAPPEEDNSLGMGRSYECVFCKRGFNTAQALGGHMNIHRKDRARNKPATSTNSSKHEEDYTVPRLSYQQMNPSHQPYYIAPHETTQFNYSRSCFPASGLAAQPFFANHHYSAQRFNPFGVDHWSMSFGLPCSSSAHVEDFEKARRIGGQEDELDLELRLGP, encoded by the coding sequence ATGGGCTCCAATAATATTCAAGAAGTTGACTTGGCGCCGCCGGAGGAAGATAACAGCTTAGGTATGGGCCGATCATATGAGTGTGTATTTTGCAAAAGAGGGTTCAATACGGCTCAGGCTTTAGGTGGACATATGAATATCCACAGGAAAGATAGGGCTAGGAATAAGCCTGCAACTTCGACCAATTCAAGTAAGCATGAAGAGGATTACACGGTTCCAAGATTATCGTACCAGCAAATGAATCCAAGCCACCAACCTTACTATATTGCACCTCACGAGACCACACAATTCAATTATAGTAGATCATGTTTTCCTGCCTCTGGATTGGCTGCGCAGCCCTTTTTCGCGAACCATCATTACAGCGCACAACGTTTCAATCCATTCGGGGTAGATCATTGGAGCATGAGCTTCGGCTTGCCATGTAGCTCTTCTGCACATGTTGAAGACTTTGAAAAGGCCAGAAGAATTGGAGGACAAGAAGATGAACTAGATTTGGAGCTTCGACTTGGTCCCTAG